Below is a genomic region from Hevea brasiliensis isolate MT/VB/25A 57/8 chromosome 3, ASM3005281v1, whole genome shotgun sequence.
gttcaagttatggtccaaaaaccacaactggccggattgaaaaatttcagaactgaccatatctacagtgcagtaaacagtaacttccactctcttgttgaataggttctggtcataatttggggtaggtttcttcatgaaagttgttggtctatatcttagcttgttgatgtaaaaatttcaggtcaattgggccattctacaatgagttatggacaaatgaacaatcactgttcatttggtcattctgcagcaactggttgcaggacactcggattggggcaagtttttggtacacttggtttggtcttatgggcatggtttcttcaccaaatttgtgccattatgtgtttagtttcatgtccaattggccaaacaccaattgaacctatacagccaaagttatggctgtccaaacaggctggactcacagccacacctgctgctctcactaggcagcataccaaatcagtttgtcatgctataattccctccaaattatggtcaacttacctcaaatggtcactaattaaccattagaattttcattcaccattacataagcaaagtccaagtttctctccaaaaccctaattccccatttcaaattcacgcaacataccttagttaaacacactaattcattatccatatatatatatatatatatatatatatatatatatatatatatatatatatatatatatatattttaaacatcatctctagtccactctaagcccatcaaaacaatcaaccttatcccttccttagggctaccgaattccatggtgtacatacacataagttttatttcatttaatttacactttcatactcattttaagtccctaacatggaataagagagatatatgcataaataagcactaaccttttttagcagaattttcccaagcttgaacttcactttctttctttttctaggctgtcaaacactttcccaagaggtatagacaagttttaatgaaagatgtctagggtttagtagtgagaattcatgggaaatggaagtgatgaaagaaaatttttatggagggagatggaagagagggtcacggctagatgaagaagaagaaaccagaaattggtttcttaatttgtcatttttccctttttaaagaatttttagttgtgttgttgaatggtgattagtggagggcatttaaatgacatcataatgatgtcataattaggaatttaagtctttttctttttctttcttttctattcatttttaatttaatttttagcaatatttattcatattttagatcataataattatttacttaactggacaggtcggccaaaaatcgcctctgaaggcaaaatgaccaaaatgcccttcgtttggcttaacgggtcaaaattatctgtaccgattgaaaaatttttgtaaatattttattggcattctaatgccataggaacctcaatgacccttctctggagtcccaaaaattattttatgaatttttccccgggtctagggctcctagttgcgagaaccgcaacttcccactaggttacccatcgctagggcaccggctcatttaacttggttatattttatttctaaaatttttcctaaatttttcttattaatatttgagttaattatggttcctcactttagtttaaatatttttccagacgttctagctgtccggaccgacactggtcaccgggacagtagaatgtacggaattgttaCAGGGAGGGTTTTACAAAACCAATAGCACGCCCTATGTACTAGCCTTAGACAGCAGTTCAAGCACCACTTCTCCCCTTTCTTTTTTGTTCCTGAAAGACTTTTAAGGCTTTTAGGACTCTAAAATAATGGTTTTTGCACCAAATATAAGTACGACAAATCAGAGTTTTGAATGGGATGACTTTACATTCAAGCAAGCACTTTACTTTTGTAGAGACCAAGGAAGAGATCGGTTTGACAAGATTGTTAGAAAAATTTCCAACTGAAGTTTTAAAAGTCCAAAGCTGTCATTCTCTTTTTCCTTATTTCTTCTTACATCTTCTCTTTACTTTTAttcaaacttgattgtaaaactcaccatgtatGAGTAGTTTTCTTTTGTTCTAGAGTTAGAGATGtaccattttcaattcaattatggATTTGGTgtgattttaataaattttttttatttaatctcatgtatttttaatgcatgctatatATTGGTACTGACCTTTAGATATTAATTGAAAAACTAAAAGTTAAAGATTAATATTGAAAGAACAAGATTTTGAACTTAGAGTTCTTGATATAGAGATAAGCTGGAATTACTTGTAAACCTAACCTAATTAGATCTTTATTTTTCCAATGCAAGTaatttttttgtaatttcaagaaatcaaaatttcacttattaaaatctaaaaaacataaattaaaaaagcttaagaaaaaatttcaaaacaattctaaaaaattctttacaaaaaaaattaattttgggaGAAGAATATATTTTTATACTATTTAACTATAAagtttaaattaatgaattaaattataagaTTTATCAAACTTCATATACTAAATTacttaattttgaaaaataacaACTATtgtaaaattttatcaaatttaaaagatcaaattataatttatcaaattctaaaaatttggatttattttcAATCCTTACTTATTTTCCTTGTTCATCCAAACAAGGGAAAATATCTCATATTATTTTccaacgtttttttttttttttccttttcttccctCCTTACTCACTCACATCAACAATGGGTTAAAAAAATCATTCACCTAAACCCACtaacatgataaaataaataatgaaCAATGCCATTTGATCTTCTTTTCCTTcgcttcattttttttctttttcttcaaaatatTTTGATTTGAAACACACATATCATAATGTAATATTTAGAATTAAATAGTTGAgtgcaaatataaattaatagaaTGCAAATTGCACCCCTTAATGTAAGATAGTTTGACTAATTTATCTTGTTctaaatacatcaaatacaagacAAATTATTTTGTTTCTTGTTTTCAAATATATCACCAAATATAAATGCAACTATTATCAAATATATCCCATCAAATGTACGTGGGTCTTTATGAATCCACCGGGACCATTAGagaactaattttttttattaaaaaaaaaaaaacagaagtaGTGACGTTAGAGGATGGAAAATAAGTTTGAAAAATATTCATGGACACAAATCAGTTAAACAATCACCGCTGCTACAATAATACACCCTTTACAGGAGGGATTTCACCCCAACAACTTGAATCTGATCCAACTTTGAACTATCATGCTAAGTTGTCAAGGTGAAAATGTCCTACTCTATCTTATTTTACAGACACTACAGAAGTTCTGTTTTTAATCTAATCCTGCCATCCTCAATGCATGATACATTTCATTCTTTACAGAAATTCCAGCTTCAGTAAACCTTTTCTGCTACAAAACAAAAACAAATTTCCTTTCCTCCTCGCCTACAAAGATAGCAAAAGGTTCTTGATGCTCACCTTAGGCTACAAGAATCAACACAAGTGTTTTCAAATGCGAACTACCTTCATTGCGACAGAGATGCTTGTCATGCATGTCTGGAGGCATTATCGTGCAACTGTGCTGTTCTCACATTGGGGTCATCCTGCTGCAAGGAAGAAAACCCAACAATGGGAATATTCCGTTAAGTAAAAATTAGATGATATTTTCCCAGCTGTCAGAGTACCACAACCGTATCCAGCCAACTCACCCGGATGCCATAACTGAAACCAGTTGGTGTACGGAAGAAATCCATCTGTCCCTGCATGAATAAAAATGTTGTCATTTGAATGCTGTAATGCCAGAAATTGAAAACAGCATCAGCAAATACAATACCATCCCATGCATGCTTTGTTGGGCATTGTAGTAACCATCATGACTTGGTGCTATTGAGTTCAACTGTCCCTGCAAATAGGAAACCCAAATTTCAAAATGAGCAACCATATGATGCTACATCAATGAATTAGAATATATTATTGATGTCAATTTTTGCATGGCATACCAGCCCCTGTATAGTCTGTTGATTCCCATAGAAATTATCCCGTGGCGCCATTAAGTTCAGTTGCACCTGCAGAGacacaaaactccaaataaagaCAAAATCACTTGACTCCATTGTTAATAGGCTTATAACCTAAATTCACAGCACATCATACCATCCCTGGCACACTTGGTTGTGCTCCATAATAGCCGTCTAAGGTTACTGCTCTTGATCTTAATTTGTCCTACAAAATAAATCACACTAGTAAAAAGACACCATCTAGTTAAATTAGAATTGTTAAAGAATTCCTTTAacacaaaaataattaaatcaaaccATCCTGCATTAGTAAGAATGCATAAGACCAAtcgcaatataaaaatcatggtTCAATAAcaacaaaatatataaattagacAAACCATTTGTTGCAAGCTGTCTTCTGCCCCAACAGTAGTaacctcctgctcagagttcaccTGCAGAAAAAGACGCCAGTCATTATCAATGAATCATGAAATGCAAGGAACAGAAGAATATGAAAAAGCATGCAAAGCATTATCCACTACACTGACCTTTCTTTTCTTAGTTGGATTCTTTTTCTTATTTGTCTTGTTCATACTTCTGCTTTGATTATCTTCCTCGATGCAGAGCAAACCATGAGTAGCTGAGGTACCAGCTTCTGCAAGAGTCTTGCTAGAATTATTAGCACTGATACAGTTTCCAAAGGCTTCTTCAAGAGCACGAAATGCAATATTGTAACTCTCTTGAGACAATGATCCCTCTTCACTCAATTTTAGTGCCCGTTGGCATAAGTCATTGTACCTTTGCACCCTTGATTGTACCTGTTCAGATTCTTCCCCCAAAAAATGTCTGCTCTTCACATCTTTTGTCCAACGTTTCAAAATGTACTGGGATGGAATTGCAGACTGTTGACACATCTGAAGAACAACCAGAGAATGTCTACAGAGATAACCCTTGTACTCGTATAGTCGGCATATGCAAGCCACTTCTGACCTTATCTGATTCCACACAACAGTAAAATCCTGGTGCTTTTCCAAATCTTGAACTCTAAAACTAACACTTGTCTCATCTTGGCTTTCCATTTTAGGGTGGCAAGCAGTTACACCCAAGACCTCAACTTGAAATTTCTTGAATACTGCATGTGTGTAGACCCCTGAAACACTCTTTTCCAAAGGCGATGGAGATTTTAATGTAGGTTGTTTATTCCATGTATCAGAATCTGCTTTTGCTTCCTCTTCATACCTGTCTTGTAGAATTGCTTCATACTGTTTCACAAACTCTTGCACAGTGGTTTTCTTATGCACATACTTATCAAAGTAGGAGTTTAGACTCTCAGACCGCAGAACGGTTGACATGCCAGCCAAAATAGCATCCCTCATGTAGATTGGCACCCACAGCTCTCGATCTTCAAACAATGATTGCATTACATCATTCTCTCTAAGCTCAAATCTATCAAGAATTTTCAACCATCTTTTTACAAACTCATCATTTGTCCATGACCTGAAGATGCATTTTTCAAATTTTGCCATAAAATTTTCATGCCGTTTAATTACTTGACTCAGATTTTCAGACACCTTCCCCAACATGTTCCACAAAAAGAAATAATGATGAGCATTTGGAAAGACCTCAGAAATGACCGATTTCAAGGCTTTATCTTGGTCAGTTATTATAACTTTGGGGGCTTGCCCACCCATTGCTCTCAGCCAAGTCCGCATTAACCAAGAATAGGTTGTTGCACTTTCTTCTGATAGCAGAGCACATCCAAGTAACATGAATTGACAGTGTTGGTTCACTCCAACAAAAAGAGTAAGAGGCATCTTATATTTGTTCCTAACATAGGTAGCATCAAAAGAGACAACATCACAGAAATTAACATAGTCATGCCTACTTTTGGCATCAACCCAAAACAAATTCTTCAGAAGTAGATCCTCACCCAGTTCAATGGCATAAAAGAAGTTGGAATTCAAACTCTGCATCTGTGTAAAAAAATCAAGTAAAATTTTGGCATCTGCAGCTTCTAGCGCCAAATTCCGACCCTTATCAAATGGATTTTTGGGGTCATTCTTCAAACCAATAACATTTTTATATTCAGCAAATTGTCTAGCCATTGCAGCATACATCTTTCTGGTTTGTTCACTCACAGCTTGGGCAGGTAAAAGCTCATGGTTGTGCTCCTTAACAAAACTATGGATAACCCATTTTCCATCTGGTCTTCTCTTAACATGCATGCTTGCTTTGCAGTCTGTCTTTGAACATGATCGCCGGCCAGTACCATTTTCAGGGTCTTGCTTGTTTTGTCTGGCACGTGGTCGATTAAAGGACTTGTCATACTCTCGCTTGGTACCATACCTAGAACAAGCAAACTTTGCATCAATGAATTCCCTTGATGTTTTTGAACGGCGGCTGTTTTGTATTGCTGTGTTAAATCCCATAGACCGAGCATATTCTTGATAAAAAGAATATGCTGCCCCATGTGATTCAAATTCCATACCAGAAAGTGGCTCAAGATTAGCTTCTTCTTTGAATTCTGCTGTTGGAGAACTCATGGCCCCACCTTCTATGGCATGTACCTCTTCTGCAACATTGACAATATTTCCAGTTACTACATCTCCATTATGTAGCTTGTCTTCACTCAACATATTGTCAATTCCATTTGGTTCTTCGTTGTCTTTGTCATGCTCACCAGAAGGCAACCTAAGATCAATGTCCATGACAATAATTTTTACCTTTTGACAAACACCACTATCAAGCACCTGGAAAGATAAAAGGGAAATCTTCATTCTAGAACATTTATATAACTACATAGTGTTATTCAACATTAGATGATGGTAATAATAAAcaattgttaagaaaatatagtgtgtgtgtgtgtgtgtgtgtgtgtgtgtgtgtgtgtgtgtgtgcatatGTATAAGAAAGTGAGAACTAAAGATTTCTCCAAAGGCTTGTGGGCAATGATCAAAACACCAAGCATAATAGTAAAACTAATAAAGACTGCAAGTACTTTCTCCATCTCAAAGTACTCCACAACTAGAAAAGCAGAAAAATGTATCCACCTGTTCTAATTTTGAAGATTTATAAAACAGTTGATTTGAAAAGAGCAGAGTTAAAAGCATAGTAACAAAATAGTACAGCCAATTGTTTGGAAATTTCTAGTCCCGAAGTATAAGGCGTACATTTTTTGCATGAAAAAGATTTCTTCTACACACCAATCTAGAAGGTACACATATACTTGCATAAAATTCTTCTAGATGCTTCCCACAATACTGACCCTTCCATCTTGCAAAGTTTGCTCTTCCTGATCTTGAACTTATTCTGCAATCCACTTTACATTTTCTAAGCTTCATCTATGCATTGTAGTTCTTTACAATTTCTAacaaacagttatttcttttacttTCAAGGGGTGGCAAATGGGTGGGTTTGGATGGGTTTGTCAATGATCAATATACCCATTTATTACCaatttaaaatttatgtagaTACTAGGTACCCATACCCATTTTATTCTAACCCAACCATTTACACTATTAATGTTTAAATTGGTGACTAATAAATATGCCACCATCATCCACTGCCGCCAACACTGCACCATAAGCCAAACAAATTTATCTGGAAAACATAATAATGTATACAAAGCATCACTATGCTTGTTTTTACACACCTTGTCTATCTTAAAAACATTTTGTTTACTTGTTACAATATCTAATAGCTAAATAAGTGCTTAACTACACTTACAGAAGTTAGAAGAAATTTTTCTTTCTACAATAAGATACGAAACTTCACTAGATAATCTATAGAGGTTGCTCCAACACATACTAATCAACACACAATGTATTATAATAGTATATTGAAgagctaaaaaataaaaattaacccTTATCAATTCATGATAGCATTGGGCATAGAAGTCTAAATCAGGAAACAGAACCAAAATTAATTGCTTTACACATGGCAAAATTAGGAGGGTCAGGCCATGAAAGATTTGGAAGGTCTTCTAATATGTCAAAATAATTTACCTATTAAACCCAGTATTTTCAAAACAAGCAATTCacaagaaagtttttccaaatgaTAATCTGGGGTTAGTTGTAGAAGCATGTTAGtaaaatgaattaatgaaatgTATAGCAAGATTGTAACTAGCAAATGTACTTTAACCCTTAGAAAATCCCATAAGCCCTTTTAACTTATAAGCGGACGCATGCCGCCACAAAACAATttactataaaaaaataaataattttaatgattaaTATAAACCAAGAAGAACATATAATGTTTAAAAATGCATAGATAAATATGTATAATCACAGATTTCAGATCAAAGGAAGAGAAGTCTAATATCAGACCGTACACTTAATTTGACTTCTTCCTTCAAACGTTTCAAGAAGTTTAAAGACTCCGGCAGATTTCAAAGATCAGATATGCAGGATTTTGTTAATTTCTACTTGTGATGCTGAATAAAGAAACAAAGGACCCACATGTAATTAAAATTGAACTTGaataaaactcaactcaactcaactcaactcaactaagtctttatcccaagaattttgggtcggctatatggattctttttctccattctaaacgatttttgGTTAAAtattcggaaatgtgtaatgcttctaggtcatattgtactactctcctccaagtcagtttaggtctaccccttcttttctttctatcctctaacctaatgtgttttacttgtctaactggCGCCTCCAtacgtctacgcttcacatgaccaaaccacctcaatactctcattacggactttatctagtcttgtatgaccactcatccaccttaacattctcatctccgcaactcttatattagacacatatgactccttcagtgctcaacactcactatcatataacatggccggtcgtatggctgtaagaTAAAATttgcctttcaacttattgggaattttgcgatcacataaaacttccgTGGCACTtctctacttcaaccatccggctttaatcctatgactaacatccccctcacatcccccatttacttgaaggattgagcggagatatttaaagtgattattttagagcagtaccactccattcaaactaactcctttcctatcaccagtttggccttcactgaacttgcaatgcatgtattttgtcttcgttctacttaacttaaaaccctttgactctagaatacttctccaaagctctaactttctattaactccttttcgcgtctcatctatcagaactatatcatctgcaaacatcatgcactaagagatactctcttgtatatgtttcgtcaattcatcaaaaactaatgtaaaaaggtaagggctgacagctgaaccttggtgtaatccaattgatataggaaaatctcttgtatcccctcccactgtgcgcacaatagtagttgctccttcatacatatctttcaacacttgtatgtacctaatagataccctcttttgttctaacactctccataagatatctcttagaacactatcataagccttctccaaatcgataaaaatcatttatagatctttcttcacatctctatatttctccatcaagcttctaatgagaaagatcgcttccatagttgaacgaccaggcatgaggCCAAATTGATTGAAAGAGATAGAAGTGTcgtgacgtagtcgatgttccacaactctcccataacttcatagtatgactcatgagtttaattcctctataatttgagcaactctgtatgtctctcttatttttaaaaataggtactaaaatactcctcctccatttctcaggcattttctttgagtttagaatcttattaaacattAAAAACAGTACAAGTGAAAAAGTTTATAATCAGGCTATTCAAAAACAGAAATCTGTTTTGCTTCCATCTTGAAACTCATGATCCTCCAAACAATTTAACAAACTTATTTTGCTATAAACTTCACACCTTTAAGGATCATCCAACAGATTTAGCTACAAGTTACTCTCATCTTGAATTAACTTACAAAACCCAGTTACATAACTTCTAATCACATAATTTCCTTCACTGATTTTTATGAATAAAAATCCAATAATATCAGCAATGAAAGAAGCACAATTTAGCATGAACAGACCACAAAATTCTCTGTTTTGCCTCAACCAGTTGAAGCTCATAAGTTATAACTAACataaatacaagaaagaaaaaatGTAAGTGGACTTATATGAcaccaaattctcaaatttggtTTTTGTCCGTACAAAGACTTTCTGTAGTCAAACGAAACTACAGCTCTCTCTCCCTCCCTCTGTCCCTCCCTCCCTCCCTCCCTCTTAGTCATATTACAAATAGATCATATGGTCTAGTAAGTTCAAATTACACTGATTCCCAGTCTCATCTTATCTTTCATTTTGCTGCGTGTTTCAATCTTTCATTTTGCTGCGTGTTTTTCAGTCTCATCTTATCTTTCATTTTGCTCTGCGTGTTTCAATCTTTCATTTTGCTGTGTGTTTCTCTgtgaactctctctctctctctctctctctctctctctctctctctctctcaacttttCTATGTTACATATAGATCATAAGGTCTAGTGAGTTAATTACATAGATTCACAATCTCATCTTATCTTTCATTTTGTTGTGTTTTCTTTCTTGTGAATTATTAGTTGGGTAAAGACATGAGTACTCAAG
It encodes:
- the LOC110669026 gene encoding protein FAR-RED ELONGATED HYPOCOTYL 3 isoform X2; amino-acid sequence: MDIDLRLPSGEHDKDNEEPNGIDNMLSEDKLHNGDVVTGNIVNVAEEVHAIEGGAMSSPTAEFKEEANLEPLSGMEFESHGAAYSFYQEYARSMGFNTAIQNSRRSKTSREFIDAKFACSRYGTKREYDKSFNRPRARQNKQDPENGTGRRSCSKTDCKASMHVKRRPDGKWVIHSFVKEHNHELLPAQAVSEQTRKMYAAMARQFAEYKNVIGLKNDPKNPFDKGRNLALEAADAKILLDFFTQMQSLNSNFFYAIELGEDLLLKNLFWVDAKSRHDYVNFCDVVSFDATYVRNKYKMPLTLFVGVNQHCQFMLLGCALLSEESATTYSWLMRTWLRAMGGQAPKVIITDQDKALKSVISEVFPNAHHYFFLWNMLGKVSENLSQVIKRHENFMAKFEKCIFRSWTNDEFVKRWLKILDRFELRENDVMQSLFEDRELWVPIYMRDAILAGMSTVLRSESLNSYFDKYVHKKTTVQEFVKQYEAILQDRYEEEAKADSDTWNKQPTLKSPSPLEKSVSGVYTHAVFKKFQVEVLGVTACHPKMESQDETSVSFRVQDLEKHQDFTVVWNQIRSEVACICRLYEYKGYLCRHSLVVLQMCQQSAIPSQYILKRWTKDVKSRHFLGEESEQVQSRVQRYNDLCQRALKLSEEGSLSQESYNIAFRALEEAFGNCISANNSSKTLAEAGTSATHGLLCIEEDNQSRSMNKTNKKKNPTKKRKVNSEQEVTTVGAEDSLQQMDKLRSRAVTLDGYYGAQPSVPGMVQLNLMAPRDNFYGNQQTIQGLGQLNSIAPSHDGYYNAQQSMHGMGQMDFFRTPTGFSYGIRDDPNVRTAQLHDNASRHA
- the LOC110669026 gene encoding protein FAR-RED ELONGATED HYPOCOTYL 3 isoform X1, which translates into the protein MDIDLRLPSGEHDKDNEEPNGIDNMLSEDKLHNGDVVTGNIVNVAEEVHAIEGGAMSSPTAEFKEEANLEPLSGMEFESHGAAYSFYQEYARSMGFNTAIQNSRRSKTSREFIDAKFACSRYGTKREYDKSFNRPRARQNKQDPENGTGRRSCSKTDCKASMHVKRRPDGKWVIHSFVKEHNHELLPAQAVSEQTRKMYAAMARQFAEYKNVIGLKNDPKNPFDKGRNLALEAADAKILLDFFTQMQSLNSNFFYAIELGEDLLLKNLFWVDAKSRHDYVNFCDVVSFDATYVRNKYKMPLTLFVGVNQHCQFMLLGCALLSEESATTYSWLMRTWLRAMGGQAPKVIITDQDKALKSVISEVFPNAHHYFFLWNMLGKVSENLSQVIKRHENFMAKFEKCIFRSWTNDEFVKRWLKILDRFELRENDVMQSLFEDRELWVPIYMRDAILAGMSTVLRSESLNSYFDKYVHKKTTVQEFVKQYEAILQDRYEEEAKADSDTWNKQPTLKSPSPLEKSVSGVYTHAVFKKFQVEVLGVTACHPKMESQDETSVSFRVQDLEKHQDFTVVWNQIRSEVACICRLYEYKGYLCRHSLVVLQMCQQSAIPSQYILKRWTKDVKSRHFLGEESEQVQSRVQRYNDLCQRALKLSEEGSLSQESYNIAFRALEEAFGNCISANNSSKTLAEAGTSATHGLLCIEEDNQSRSMNKTNKKKNPTKKRKVNSEQEVTTVGAEDSLQQMDKLRSRAVTLDGYYGAQPSVPGMVQLNLMAPRDNFYGNQQTIQGLGQLNSIAPSHDGYYNAQQSMHGMGQMDFFRTPTGFSYGIRQDDPNVRTAQLHDNASRHA